The following proteins are co-located in the Candidatus Deferrimicrobiaceae bacterium genome:
- a CDS encoding metal-dependent transcriptional regulator produces MTEYAQDEILELVWTLREEGRATRSQLLRRTEEDQPEKLIEDLAAAGLVEASGDDVRLTKPGEERARVIIRRHRLAEVLLNNLFDLDNSQVESSACKFEHILTKAVTESVCTFLGHPPVCPHGRPIPRGECCDKIRTEIKPLVTRLSDAILSEEVRIVFITPKSRKRLDKLSSLGIVPGSRIRLLQKNPSFVLEIGETTVAVDKDITDEIYVKRT; encoded by the coding sequence ATGACCGAATACGCGCAGGACGAAATCCTCGAACTCGTGTGGACCCTCCGCGAGGAAGGGAGGGCGACCCGGTCCCAGCTCCTCCGGAGGACGGAAGAGGACCAGCCGGAGAAGCTCATCGAGGACCTCGCCGCCGCGGGCCTGGTGGAAGCGTCGGGCGACGACGTCAGACTCACCAAGCCGGGGGAAGAGCGGGCGCGGGTGATCATACGGAGGCACCGCCTGGCGGAGGTGCTGCTCAACAACCTGTTCGACCTCGACAACAGCCAGGTCGAGAGCAGCGCCTGCAAGTTCGAACACATCCTCACGAAAGCCGTGACGGAAAGCGTCTGCACCTTCCTGGGGCACCCGCCCGTGTGCCCCCACGGAAGGCCGATCCCCCGGGGGGAATGCTGCGACAAGATCCGCACCGAGATCAAGCCGCTCGTGACCCGGTTGTCGGACGCGATCCTGAGCGAGGAAGTCCGAATCGTGTTCATCACCCCGAAGTCCCGGAAACGTCTCGATAAACTGAGCTCTCTCGGGATCGTCCCCGGCAGCCGGATCCGCCTCCTCCAGAAGAATCCCTCCTTCGTGCTGGAAATCGGGGAGACGACCGTTGCCGTCGACAAGGACATCACCGATGAAATTTACGTCAAGCGCACGTAG
- a CDS encoding PEGA domain-containing protein, with amino-acid sequence MGESTAEPCILLKVSVASIPQDVAKTELGAVQLILEKELRVRWLPPGPPGGGVTVSADAFPVADGKALERIAAKLAEAARLMDRMETKEAAEQLADAEILARSFRFGETTRPYLAEVFLRRGLLSLWEGNAGKAEEMLARSRVLRPEFDPDPAIFSPLFLEAWSRSGKRVPPQAELLVTSLPSGARIVLDGKEAGRTPGRVPVAAWGPVSIAVFAEGYQPGERTGQWLPGDSEALEFSLVPDGNAVLAELLASSPDGKEAGPLLSRMMAESGARRVALLLLEEGRGGLVLRVLSLAQGEEVPKTLGTVAWGEGDQGYVPVAASATELLAGAGWPVRGESDTAGSSWYRKWWIWTLLGVAVAGVAAAGSGGGGGGGTSSGSTGTIGVDF; translated from the coding sequence ATGGGGGAATCGACCGCCGAGCCCTGTATTCTGCTCAAGGTTTCCGTGGCCTCGATCCCTCAAGACGTTGCAAAAACGGAACTGGGCGCGGTGCAACTCATTTTGGAGAAGGAGTTGCGCGTACGGTGGCTGCCGCCGGGACCTCCCGGGGGCGGCGTGACCGTATCGGCGGACGCGTTTCCGGTTGCCGACGGCAAGGCCCTCGAGAGGATCGCGGCGAAGCTTGCCGAAGCGGCTCGCCTCATGGACAGGATGGAGACGAAGGAGGCGGCCGAACAGCTTGCCGATGCGGAAATTTTAGCCCGCTCTTTCCGGTTCGGAGAAACCACGAGACCGTATCTCGCGGAGGTGTTCCTCCGAAGGGGACTCCTCTCCCTGTGGGAGGGGAATGCGGGAAAAGCCGAAGAGATGCTGGCGCGATCCCGGGTTCTCCGCCCCGAATTCGATCCGGACCCTGCGATCTTTTCCCCCCTGTTCCTCGAAGCCTGGAGCCGGTCCGGGAAGCGTGTCCCCCCGCAGGCCGAACTCCTCGTGACCTCCCTCCCCTCGGGGGCGAGGATCGTTCTTGACGGCAAGGAGGCGGGGAGGACGCCGGGCCGCGTCCCTGTCGCCGCATGGGGTCCCGTTTCGATCGCGGTGTTCGCGGAAGGGTACCAGCCGGGCGAACGAACGGGACAGTGGCTTCCGGGCGATTCCGAGGCTCTGGAATTTTCCCTCGTCCCCGACGGGAATGCCGTCCTGGCGGAACTCCTCGCCTCTTCCCCCGACGGAAAAGAGGCGGGCCCCCTGCTTTCCCGAATGATGGCGGAATCGGGGGCGAGAAGAGTTGCCCTCCTCCTGCTCGAGGAGGGGAGGGGAGGGCTCGTTTTGCGCGTCCTCTCTCTGGCACAGGGAGAGGAGGTTCCGAAAACGCTGGGGACGGTTGCGTGGGGCGAAGGAGATCAGGGATACGTGCCGGTCGCGGCATCCGCGACGGAATTGCTTGCGGGGGCAGGCTGGCCGGTACGGGGGGAATCGGACACGGCGGGGTCTTCCTGGTACCGGAAATGGTGGATCTGGACGCTGCTGGGAGTGGCTGTCGCGGGGGTTGCGGCCGCCGGCAGCGGGGGAGGCGGAGGAGGCGGTACCTCGTCCGGCTCGACGGGAACGATCGGGGTGGATTTCTAG